The Solanum lycopersicum chromosome 2, SLM_r2.1 DNA window ATAAAGGCCCTTTTTTTACCAGCAGGTGAGACAGCTAGAAATGCAAACAAACAGTGTAAATTTGGATCCTACTACCACACATTTGTGTTTTTCCCATCTTCCCATCAATACTccagatatttatttattaaagcaCTAGTACTGCTTTTATTTAGTTCAAACATAATTctaattaaaacaatataaaaaaaaaaattgttcgcATCAAATAATTTGTTTCAGATCAGCAGTATCTGACATTATCATAAAGATGCCTTGTAATCCACATACAATAAGTTCAAGCCAATAATGGCTGAACATGATATGATAGAACATCTAAAATGTCACATTCATCAGATAGGGAACATATAAAAACAGGAAGTACGGGTAAAATAAGAAAACTGACATCACTCGTCAATACGCTCATCAAAAGATACAGCAATTTTTGAAGAACCTACATACTAACTTAATACTAGCAAGTATCAACTAACAGCCACACATATAGGTGAAGCGGCAACAGATGTACAGCAGTCCATGTAACCAAAGATTTCAGAGTCTGCAATCAGGAAATCACCACAACCATTAAAAGCATGTTGCATCCAAGAAGCTCTCAAGACACCTGAACAGATATCCACATACGATTCAATCATTCAAGATTCCAGCATATAAAACTTGTTGAGGGCATAAATTTGTAATACAAATCATTTTCAAAGTACAGGGGATGGACATAAGCCACGCACTAGATTAGTGCAAGTAGATCCACTCCCATGCCGTGCACTTCTGTGGAAGAAAGGAAAATCGTAAAAGAGGAAAGCAATCTCAGGTAACCATTTCCATACTACTTTCACAGAGACAATTAACCCCTTCACCAATATAGTCTCCTATGTTCTCTCAAGCTTTATGGCTTATTCCCAATTGCTATCAAATAGAATGGTGTCGTGATTTCACATTAACTGGGacaataaaagtaattaattacaGAGAGCCgcagaaaaatatacaagacaTTCCTTTATATCTTCAACCCAACACCATCCTCTAGATGAAAAACTGATACAAGATATGGACCCCCTTGGGATACTTCACTCAAGAACAAGTATGACGCTATCAGCTCACCAAATTAACATAGAGAAAAAAAACAGTACTAGTCCACAAACTGTAGGCCAAGCACTCTAATGAAACATGTAAATACACAAATATCAAACAAGAAATAGTAAGTTCGTAAACCAAAACACCTCAGATAGTTGCTCAACAAATATATGCATAAACAATACTCAGTGAATCATATGTTGACATGTATAACTTTAAATAAACTCAATAGGATTACCTCAGTAGTATGGAGGCATGCCCTGGTACATCCCACCTGGTGGAACCCTTGACCCAGCTCCTGGTTGTGGTACCTGTGTCGGATAAGCCGACTGTAAAGCATAACTACCACCATCTGGAAAACCTCCTGAACTAGGCATTCCAGCAGAGCTTTGAGACATCCTGTACCCACCATAATCCCCAGAATTACCCCCATACCCACCAGCGCCAGCATATCCACCCGCGCCAGCATATCCACCAGCACCACCTGTAAAGGATCCCGGTCCTTGGTTTCCATATCCAGGCCCGCCAATAGCTGAATTCAGATGTGGATTCTGATGTGCCACCATCCCAGGCTGAGGTGGTGGCTGCTGCATTCCTGGACCAGGCCCACCTGAAAACCCTGAATATGGACCCATACCGCTTACAGGAACACCATAATTGGAACCAGGCATGGATCCAACCCTATCATCACCAGGCATTCCTACAAGTCCAGCATTCATTCCAGGGGCACCCCCGTGCCCCATATTCTGCGGCTTCCCCTTCTTATTATCGGTTGCCAATTTACACAAGACCTGATGTCCTTCTACGGTCTTCACGGGATCAACTAACGATGCCCTAGCTCCATCCTCAGTCTTGTAGACAAAAAAAGCAAATCCTTTCGCTTTTCCAGTTTGTTTATCAAATCCCAAAGGCCCCTCTTCAATCTCTCCATACATGGAAAAGTGATTCAAAAGCTTTTCAGACGAAATTTCAAATGGAACATTACCAACATAGATCTTCCTAAGCGCAACATCAGAAGACTGAGAATTCCCAGAATTACCCGCAGCAGCAAGCTGTGTGACGGTAACACGTCCATCAATTATCTTGTTGGGCACCTTTAAAGAAAGAATAGCAGCATCAACATGCTTGAAAGTTACAAAACCATACCCTTTAGATCTGGAAGACGCCTTATCAGTTATAACAACAGCCTCATCAAGTTCTCCAAACTCAGAAAAAACCTGTCTGAGTTTGTCAGTGGTGGTCTCCCACCCAAGACCACGAACGAAAAGCTTGCGGTTAGATACGTCGGCGTCAGCGACAGCACGTAAACCTTCGAGAACATCAGGATAGCGCAGGGCGGCGTTACGGAGAATTGAAACGCACTGGTCCTTGGTGAACGTTTCAAGAATTTTGTCAATGTCTTCCGGGGAAAGAACAGCAAGTGCCGGTGGGGCGGCGGCAGTTGTGACGAGTTCGGTTTTTACAGGATAAGCACCGCCGTTCTCATCAGTTTTGCGCTTCTTTGATAGATCCATTTTCACTCAGAGAAGAGAACTGTAAACCCTAGAGAGAGAAAGCCTGAATTATTTGGGAGAAGGCGTTATGGAATATATAAAACCCTACAAGGAGGCTACtgtttacttatatatataaggCTGAGATGCTCATCCTCCTCCTTACGACACCGTATAATTGACACATCCGGGCTCTTCTTGGTGTCGGGTCTGGATGAGGCCCATATGCTTCTACTTGATTTGGATTCTTTGTTAACTATGACACTTAACTTGGTTTCAATAGATAATTATGTccttctaattttatatatgtataagtcgacacttaaacttgtataaaattaaacaagtagcACACATCTTCTTTTGATGATAAAATCAGAAATTCCATCGTTTTTCAGCTTTTTCATCCTTTCACGCCTTCCGTCAcctttatgtgatttttttcgTCATAACGAATTACATTGGGTACATGATGCCTCAAAGCTCTGCTGGAATGCCTACTTCGGGAGGGTATCCAGATGGTGGTAATTATGGTTTGCAGTCGGCTTATCCTTCACAAGTACCACAACCAGGAGTTGCGTCAGGGTTCCACCAGGTGGGATGTACCATGGCATGCCTCCATACAACTGAGGTAATCCAATGATGAAGGACAGAATAATCTAAACCGTGTAAGAAGGATACAGACATgctaaattgaaattttatttagtgGCAATTTGGTGGGTAATCATAACAACTAGCAAgcaagaaatacaaaaaatattcatatggcTAGTTCGAGCAAGGCTATGAACAAGGAGAAAAGGTGGTTCCATGTAATAAATTTAATGCACTATGtaggatgaaaataattagaaaagaTAAAAGGGGAAAACGCATAAAGTACAAggccaataataataatggagaaactaaaaaaacaacTGTAGTAAAACTTCCAAGTAGGAAATGcatgaaaataatgattaacaaaacaaataaagttGATAATAGGAACGTGCAACATCAAGTCATTAACAAAAAAGTTCATCATGGTAATGATGGGCGAGCTCACTATTTTGCCTCCAAGCGATAAAGCATCCACACGATGTAGCATCATGTTAATTAAACAGCAACCATCAAGTTacaacacaaataaaaaataacatgcaCGACTAGGAGAAGGAAAGGACTACATCGTCTTTACCTTTCTAAAGGGGTGATAGAGTAGAACAGTAGATAACAACAAATGAGTTAAAGATAGAAATGATACTCAAATTGTTGCAACAAATGATGATGGACAACTACAAATACAATAGgagattaatgaaaaatattcgAAGGTTGATTTTCCTAATTATAAATTACCATCAAGAGACTATGATTTCTTAATCAAACCTACTTTTTGTCGCCGATCATTATGGCCATGATGGTTATAGGTCAGCCACCACCATTGGCAGCTGAGTTAACTTAACATATCCTATTTAACACTAGACAATCATCAATAACAATCTTTGTCAATATAGTCTAACAAACCAAACCATCCCACAAATCGATCCCGATAAAGCAATTGCATGCCTACATGGAGAACCAAGAATTATTTGGGAGGAGGAGAAAGACGATCACGTGATTTTAAATGAAGAATTACAATATGGAGTAATAGGAAACTTTTTCTACTGATGGCCTGAGATACAAGATCCATGGAGAAAAATACCAAAGCAATATGAATTAAAGGGAAAAGTAAATATTGAATTGATAACTAACAAATATATTCTCATAAGGGCTACAGAGATAGAGGATTATGTCACCTTGCTATGAAAATCATAGTTTTACATAATGCATAACCACTTAACCTACCCCATGTGAATTCTTGAATGAGACCTTTATTTGATCTGGAGGAAGAAACTTCCATAGTCATTGGATGGCTCTCATTCTCATCGCTACCACCAAACTTTTTTGGTAAGGAAGCAATATTTTCGATGACAGTTATAGTAGAAAAACCTCAACAAGTGGATTTGGCCACAAAAAATAAGACTCGATCAAGTTTTTTAGGATCAAAGTGAGTGTTGATTTACTGGGAGAATTTCCAAGGAGAATTAATGTTGGTATGAGAAAGAAGACAAGAGAAATCAAGGAGAAGTGGATCACTATCAAATATGATGATTACCAAAATACTGcacaaattataaattacaaggACATACTGAAGtggaatattttttctttcatccaGAATTATACCCCAAAGAAGAGGAAGTGGAGGATAGGAACAAGAACAATACAAAAGAGGATACCAATGCAGGAAGGGTTGTGAACAACCAAGGTGATAGGGTCACAATGACAACGTAGGTTATGGGATTAAGGAAGGTAGTGATTTCAAagaacaacaaaagtaaagttattcgcaaaacaaagtaaatttaaactatgaatgaagaATGGAGCAGGTTTCAAAATCTGAAACAAGAACAGAAAAAAATAGAATGGTAACAGTAGCTAACAATTTGAAGAATTAGAGGACAACAATGACACTGGAGTAGGATAAAATAACATGGGTAATGATCTTAAGGTAAGGGGAGATGATATTAGAATGAACAACATGGAGTACAACCTTttaacatcatgcataaagaaaatgaaattactGGGGAACATGGAGATtcacaaaatatatatgtaagaaCAAAAACACAAACAACAATATAGGCAAGAGGAGAACATGTTAAAAGATATTCAAAGTCATGGAGTAAGAACTCCTGGAAGCAGCAACTCACATACAAAAGAAGGAACAACACATAATACAAATACAAGCCACAATTCAGTAGCAAGTAGAGCTGAAAATGAACTAGAGTCATCAGGTAGTGTATACTGCAGCAATGTGTAAAATGAAGAATCAGTTGGGGACACAGTGGATGAAAAATGGAACAAGAAAACAAAGGGGTACTTATCCCACATAAGGCACCAAAGATTAATCATATATCTCAACTAGAGATAGAAAAAAGTTGCTAGAAGAGaaagataataatataaaagaaattatataagGCATAAGCAAGAAAGGAAAACTATCCTTAGGAGGATTGGACAACTTCAAGGCACAAAGAGGGAGTAAAGCAATCAGAAATACTTTCATATGTAAAAAAAAGAGTAGGAAGGGTCTCACCTCAATATCTCAATAATTGACAAATTACTATTCTGAAACA harbors:
- the LOC101261559 gene encoding UBP1-associated protein 2C isoform X1, which produces MDLSKKRKTDENGGAYPVKTELVTTAAAPPALAVLSPEDIDKILETFTKDQCVSILRNAALRYPDVLEGLRAVADADVSNRKLFVRGLGWETTTDKLRQVFSEFGELDEAVVITDKASSRSKGYGFVTFKHVDAAILSLKVPNKIIDGRVTVTQLAAAGNSGNSQSSDVALRKIYVGNVPFEISSEKLLNHFSMYGEIEEGPLGFDKQTGKAKGFAFFVYKTEDGARASLVDPVKTVEGHQVLCKLATDNKKGKPQNMGHGGAPGMNAGLVGMPGDDRVGSMPGSNYGVPVSGMGPYSGFSGGPGPGMQQPPPQPGMVAHQNPHLNSAIGGPGYGNQGPGSFTGGAGGYAGAGGYAGAGGYGGNSGDYGGYRMSQSSAGMPSSGGFPDGGSYALQSAYPTQVPQPGAGSRVPPGGMYQGMPPYY
- the LOC101261559 gene encoding UBP1-associated protein 2C (The RefSeq protein has 1 substitution compared to this genomic sequence), encoding MDLSKKRKTDENGGAYPVKTELVTTAAAPPALAVLSPEDIDKILETFTKDQCVSILRNAALRYPDVLEGLRAVADADVSNRKLFVRGLGWETTTDKLRQVFSEFGELDEAVVITDKASSRSKGYGFVTFKHVDAAILSLKVPNKIIDGRVTVTQLAAAGNSGNSQSSDVALRKIYVGNVPFEISSEKLLNHFSMYGEIEEGPLGFDKQTGKAKGFAFFVYKTEDGARASLVDPVKTVEGHQVLCKLATDNKKGKPQNMGHGGAPGMNAGLVGMPGDDRVGSMPGSNYGVPVSGMGPYSGFSGGPGPGMQQPPPQPGMVAHQNPHLNSAIGGPGYGNQGPGSFTGGAGGYAGAGGYAGAGGYGGNSGDYGGYRMPQSSAGMPSSGGFPDGGSYALQSAYPTQVPQPGAGSRVPPGGMYQGMPPYY